In Scylla paramamosain isolate STU-SP2022 chromosome 17, ASM3559412v1, whole genome shotgun sequence, one DNA window encodes the following:
- the LOC135108460 gene encoding small ribosomal subunit protein uS13 has product MSIILPEKFQHILRLMNTNIDGRRKVMFAMTAIKGVGRRYSNIVLKKADIDQTKRAGELTEEEVEKIVTIMSNPRQYKIPDWFLNRQKDIKDGKYSQVMSNYLETKLREDLERMKKIRAHRGLRHYWGLRVRGQHTKTTGRRGRTVGVSKKK; this is encoded by the exons ATG tCGATCATCTTGCCAGAGAAGTTCCAGCACATCCTGCGTTTGATGAACACCAACATTGATGGCAGGCGCAAGGTTATGTTCGCCATGACAGCCATCAAGGGTGTTGGTCGGCGCTACTCCAATATTGTCCTGAAGAAGGCAGACATTGACCAGACCAAGCGTGCTGGAGAGCTcactgaggaggag GTTGAGAAGATCGTGACAATCATGAGCAACCCCCGCCAGTACAAGATCCCTGACTGGTTCCTCAACAGACAGAAGGACATCAAGGACGGCAAGTACAGCCAG GTGATGTCTAACTACTTGGAGACAAAGCTGCGTGAGGACTTGGAGCGCATGAAGAAGATCCGAGCTCACCGTGGCTTGCGTCATTACTGGGGCCTGCGTGTGAGAGGCCAGCACACCAAGACCACTGGCCGCCGTGGTCGCACTGTGGGTGTGTCCAAGAAGAAGTAA